The Ananas comosus cultivar F153 unplaced genomic scaffold, ASM154086v1, whole genome shotgun sequence genome contains the following window.
CGAGAAGTTGTTGTTTGTGATAGTCAACATCAAGGAGAGAAGTTTGTGTCTCAGGTGTGTTTCATAGACTATTAATTTCACACATGCGCGGCACCATTCACCGTCCCCAAAtcaagtgacaaaaaatttaataattgatatccgagatccaagttcgaatcataattgattcacattttcagctaaatttatttttaaataaaataaacgaagcgggtagcgtgctacctatctctaaaaaaaaagtgcttAAAGATATATATTCATTCTTAAAAATGATTAGCTTTATGAAcacatatattaaaataattatttgaaaattatcATGAACGTAAATTGTGAGTTATTATCGTGTATCCTGACGCCGTACAAAAATCGGAGAGGCTCTATCCGTGTGGACGGAGGAACTTTATATTTGTGGTGAGTCTGTGCGTCACGTGGatcatactattttttaaaaaaaacatgtttTTCCGCAACTCTGGTTTTTACGATAGCACTAAATAGACCCAGAGGCGGGACAGATTAAGATCTCcgataaatatattgaatagcaaatatattcgacaaagttcaactttttatatttatttctgcaaaagttttaatatttttaaatatacctcCGCTGccaggatccgttagaaaaatatagttaaccatgaataaaatatttaattatgattagTGAACGAGATAAATTAACCTTCTTACCCCGCTTGGCCGCTTATATAATTTGTGATGGTAGGAAAAAGAAGATGACTGTTGAGAATTTTTGAGAggatatttttgtataattctaacagttgaaACTTTTAGAGGGACACATTTGTGacgcaaaaatatcattttatttattttttgttaaaaaaataaataatattttaatagtaccaaaccagagggacaaatataaatatcaccggactttttagaaataaatatgaaaagttgaatattatatgaatatatttatattcgatatgtttacacggaggtgtataaaattaaccctttcATAAATAGGGAAcaaaactttgatttttttaagGAAAGATAATGTTGAATCTGATCAAATTCAATCAgaagtaaatattttaattcccTTTCGTCTCAACGCTAAGGATTTGtttcatttgaatttgaattatggaCTGGTATTTGCAAGGCCCACTGGGCTAAGCAATGTCCAAAACAAGGTGAGCTGGGCCAACTTAATCAAAGAGTGAAATAGGTCACAAAATGCTTTTGTAGAGATATGGAAACTTAAACATTTTTAGTTCAGAGGCCGATTTGATGATGCAAATACCTAACTCAGATGCTTCTCCAAAACACTTTCAGATTCTTTCGGAAAATACTGAAGCATAAAAAAGATTGTAATTAAGAACGCATCCTCGAAGAAGGCTTAATGCTTCTCCAAAACACTTTCagattcttttgaaaaatactGAAGCATCAATAAGATTGTAAGTAAAGACGCATTCTCGAAGTAGGTTTAAGTGTTGCTGCTCTGCGATAGGAAGTTCAACTATATCTAAATCCTCTCAAAAGGAATATTTTCGCAATCAAAGTTTTACCATTGCGATGTTTCAACCGTAAGTTTGATTTTACTGCCTAATCTTCTTTCATTACTTTCGAATGTTGTGTCGAAATGGAACCAAAGATTAGGCAGTAAAATCAAACTAATACACATTTCAAATTAAATGCACCATTGTTTAGGCAATGTACTAAGCTCTCTTCATTTTTCCACCAACAAAAAGATGTAGCTCAAaataagaggggaaaaaaaagggaaaaaggaaaGCATATAGAGGTTCTCAGAAATGGTATTCATTACTAAATGGCATATGGAGACAGATTAAGACCCTCTTCTCACCATCAAATACTCTTTTGTATCCTCAATACTCTTTTGAAGGCCCTCAAAACATGTTGAAACCAACATATAATCTCCTtctttaactctctctctctctcatcataCAACAAGAGCAAGCAAACTATCCCTCCCACAAAACAACCACCACAACTAAACATAGAGTATATGTCAAGCTACAACAAAATGGAAACATTTCCGATCATATCTCGCCATCTACACGCACGCACACGCACAACTCGATCTAGAAAACGATGCAGAAAAGCTACAGTTAGTGCATATGACTCAGGTGTGCCCAAAACCATCAGTACTCGCCTCAAGTGCCGACGCCGCTCCCTTGTCCAAAAACCACACCAACTTCCCCTCGATCGGCTGAACCCTCTGCGCGGGCAACATCAAAGAAGAATCCAATTCTTCGATGCTGTTGTTAGTGGCGATTCGAACCGCCGCTGCTTTTTCTTCGCCGGTAACCACTAGTGCTACATTTGAAGCGGAGTTTATAACGGGAAGGGTGAAGGTGATCCTCTCTGGTGGGGGTTTCGGCGAGTCGGTTATGTAGGTGACCCACTCCTCTTTGAGTTCGAGGGTGAGGTGGTTGGGGAATAATGAGGCCACGTGGCCATCGGGGCCCATGCCGAGGAGGATTAAGTCGAACTTCGGGCAATCGTTGGCTTCGGACACTGCGATTGTGCGGACCTTTACTAGCTGGCGGATGGTGAACTCGTACTCGGATGCGGCTTCTTCAACTGTCACATTGTCGTTGATGGAGTATACATGGCTATTGAGAATTGATACCTGGGAGTTCAAGGACGAGAATCGTGTATTCGAGTCATAAGAAAGATTAAGGTGAAGAATATTTGTTAAAATCATGATAAGAAGCTTgaattcttgtttgaaaataGGACCATGATCGTATATGAAAACGATATGAACAGCAAAAATGCAGTTTTATGAACTACCGATGTTCCTAATCCTTTTAAATCTCACCGCATTCAATTAAAGTCATTTTTGGTCTTTCTTTGCCTGATGTGTCTAAACCACACGGACGAGAAATGTTCATCTTGTTCTAAATTGGCATTCTTCTCATAATGCCAATAATGTGATCAGTTCAAATTTTGTATTAGTAATATCAACATCCTCCACGAATCTACCAACTCCGCTAACATGCTGATCGATAATCAATGGTTTTCATGCATCCATCTTATCTTGTTAGAAAGTTTTACGAAGTGAAGAAAAGTTATTTTCATTGCTTTCTTAAGACTCCATAACAACTTAATCTtcttaaataattatttgtgcGGCGTCATTCATAAATATTGTGATGGAAAGCAATTGTCAGCACACGGTCTCCTGATATAATTATGCACTAAAATTGAACAGGTAACGATCTGTTAATATTATCCTCTGAGAAGAAAGTTTCGCAGAAAGGTGAAATTAATTGAGGGTGGAAATTCGCATTACTCTTATGGATTCTCTGTTAATGTTTTCATTTGTTGTGTCGACAAAACCTCTAACATGTAAACAGTTGTTCAATCCATTTTTCCGAATTATGCAGGGAAAGATTCTAACAAAAAGAAGGTTCAGGCAAAACTGATATACGTAAATGAATGAACTTTGGAAGGACGCGAACAAAATTTTGTACTAGTATGAAAACGTTCTTCAAGTGAGACTAAAAAGGTACAAATTGAAGTTGAAGTCTAGATACTCCAAATGAATGTCACATCAtctttagaataataatttgacAAGATTGAAGCTGATTATTAACAGAGAGTTTTTGTCCTTGTATTAGCCTGTT
Protein-coding sequences here:
- the LOC109704555 gene encoding probable 6-phosphogluconolactonase 2, with product MATSCEAKKKGELRIFESSVELATDLAEYVAQLSEISVKERGCFTIALSGGSLINLLGKLCEAPYNKTLDWTKWYVFWADERAVAKNHAESNYKQTKEGFLSKVSILNSHVYSINDNVTVEEAASEYEFTIRQLVKVRTIAVSEANDCPKFDLILLGMGPDGHVASLFPNHLTLELKEEWVTYITDSPKPPPERITFTLPVINSASNVALVVTGEEKAAAVRIATNNSIEELDSSLMLPAQRVQPIEGKLVWFLDKGAASALEASTDGFGHT